A stretch of Halocalculus aciditolerans DNA encodes these proteins:
- the rnz gene encoding ribonuclease Z gives MTLHATFLGTSGAVPTVNRNPSSLFVRREGDAFLFDAGEGTQRQMLKYGTGFGVSDVFVTHVHGDHVLGLPGLVQTMDFNDREERLTIHTSKGTADRIEQLVFAVGGDVGFDVRVSEVSPGEVVLDREEYEVRAFPVAHRTSAVGYVLDEHDRKGRFDREKAEELGVPVGPKFGRLHEGEPVELEDGTVVEPEQVVGEPRPGRKFVYTGDTRPTKATVEAAEGADVLVHDSTFANDAGERAEHTGHSTAGEAGSIARQAGVTRLVLTHVSSRYAGDAGVLKDHATREFTGRVLVAADGMELDVPYPDR, from the coding sequence ATGACGCTTCACGCGACCTTCCTGGGGACGAGCGGGGCGGTTCCGACGGTGAACCGGAACCCGAGCTCCCTCTTCGTGCGACGGGAGGGCGACGCCTTCCTCTTCGACGCGGGCGAGGGGACGCAGCGGCAGATGTTGAAGTACGGGACGGGTTTCGGGGTGAGCGACGTCTTCGTGACGCACGTGCACGGCGACCACGTGCTGGGGCTGCCCGGGCTCGTGCAGACGATGGACTTCAACGACCGGGAGGAGCGGTTGACGATTCACACGTCGAAGGGGACGGCCGACCGCATCGAGCAGTTGGTGTTCGCCGTCGGCGGCGACGTCGGGTTCGACGTGCGGGTGAGCGAGGTGTCGCCGGGCGAGGTCGTGCTCGACAGAGAGGAGTACGAGGTGCGGGCGTTCCCCGTGGCGCATCGGACGAGCGCCGTCGGGTACGTCCTCGACGAGCACGACCGGAAGGGCCGGTTCGACAGAGAAAAAGCGGAGGAGCTCGGGGTTCCCGTGGGGCCGAAGTTCGGGCGGCTGCACGAGGGCGAGCCGGTGGAGCTCGAGGACGGAACGGTCGTGGAGCCGGAGCAGGTGGTGGGCGAGCCGCGCCCGGGGCGGAAGTTCGTCTACACGGGCGATACGCGGCCGACGAAGGCGACCGTGGAGGCCGCCGAGGGCGCGGACGTCCTCGTCCACGATTCGACGTTCGCGAACGACGCCGGAGAGCGCGCAGAACACACGGGGCACTCGACGGCGGGCGAAGCGGGGAGCATCGCGCGACAGGCGGGCGTCACTCGCCTCGTCCTCACTCACGTCTCCTCGCGGTACGCCGGCGACGCCGGCGTCCTCAAAGACCACGCCACGCGGGAGTTCACGGGTCGCGTCCTCGTCGCCGCCGACGGCATGGAACTCGACGTCCCCTACCCGGACCGCTAG
- a CDS encoding AAA family ATPase, translating into MESPLWLDTHAPDLEDLPQREVRERLGDVVSDPVNLVVHGPVGSGKTAAVRALAREAHEDAENDLVELNVADFFGMTKKEIANDERFSHFISAKRKRESSKADLINHVLKESASYQPVSGDYKTIVLDNAEAIREDFQQALRRVMERHHETTQFVIGTRQPTKLIPPIRSRCFPVPVRSPDTDEAVDALERIVEREAVEYDGDGLEYLAGYGDGNLRRAVLGAQATYEAEGEVTMQAAYETLQDIGYGDRVKEMLDHAESGSFTDARSELDDLLVDDGLDGTEVLDEILRVSRSRYTGSELARVHRLAGGVDFDMHEGTSDRIHLSRLLAELGR; encoded by the coding sequence ATGGAGTCGCCGCTCTGGCTGGACACGCACGCGCCGGACCTGGAGGACCTCCCGCAGCGCGAGGTGCGGGAGCGACTGGGCGACGTGGTGTCGGATCCGGTGAATCTGGTGGTACACGGGCCGGTGGGGTCGGGGAAGACGGCGGCGGTCCGGGCGCTCGCGCGCGAGGCGCACGAGGACGCGGAGAACGACCTCGTGGAGCTGAACGTCGCGGACTTCTTCGGGATGACGAAGAAGGAGATCGCGAACGACGAGCGGTTCTCCCACTTCATCTCCGCGAAGCGAAAGCGCGAGTCGTCGAAGGCCGACCTCATCAATCACGTGCTGAAGGAGTCGGCGTCCTACCAACCAGTGTCAGGGGACTACAAGACCATCGTGCTCGACAACGCCGAGGCGATTCGGGAGGACTTCCAGCAGGCGCTTCGGCGCGTGATGGAGCGCCACCACGAGACGACGCAGTTCGTCATCGGGACGCGCCAGCCGACGAAGCTCATCCCGCCGATTCGCTCGCGGTGCTTCCCCGTGCCCGTCCGCTCGCCCGACACCGACGAGGCGGTCGACGCCTTAGAGCGTATCGTCGAACGCGAAGCCGTCGAGTACGACGGCGACGGCCTCGAGTATCTCGCGGGCTACGGCGACGGCAACCTCCGGCGAGCGGTGCTCGGCGCGCAAGCCACCTACGAAGCGGAAGGCGAAGTCACGATGCAGGCCGCCTACGAAACCCTCCAGGATATCGGATACGGCGACCGCGTGAAGGAAATGCTCGACCACGCCGAGAGCGGGAGTTTCACCGACGCCCGCTCCGAACTCGACGACCTCCTCGTCGACGACGGACTGGACGGCACGGAAGTCCTCGACGAGATTCTCCGCGTGTCGCGCTCTCGCTACACCGGCTCCGAACTCGCCCGCGTCCACCGCCTCGCCGGCGGCGTCGACTTCGACATGCACGAAGGCACCAGCGACCGCATTCACCTCTCGCGCCTCCTCGCCGAACTCGGTCGATAG
- a CDS encoding methyltransferase domain-containing protein, with protein sequence MYLLEFAGEDDGFAAAEAGVAAGGVDRFSAGLATATVLDAGRVATLAYTHFASELLGRTDADLGSARVLLEASSVERAGSVAVRARDVRGATGVDTQRVERELGSVLVDRGFSVDLDDPDHELRAVFSERADGDGVCALGWLEAASVRDYGDRKPTDRPFFQPGSMAPLDARALVNLARVDPGDRLLDPMCGTGGVLLEAGIVGAKPIGNDAQAKMVRGTRKNLSELSDSAFDVLRGDATRLALRDDSVDGVVFDAPYGRQSKIETHGLKDLVAGALAEARRVSTGRCVLVADRDWRAEAREAGWTVKNRFERRVHRSLVRHVLVLG encoded by the coding sequence GTGTACCTCCTCGAATTCGCGGGCGAGGACGACGGGTTCGCGGCGGCGGAGGCCGGCGTCGCCGCGGGCGGCGTCGACCGGTTCTCGGCCGGGCTGGCGACGGCGACGGTGCTGGACGCGGGGCGCGTGGCGACGCTCGCGTACACGCATTTCGCGAGCGAGCTCCTCGGCCGGACGGACGCCGACCTCGGGAGCGCGCGCGTCCTCCTCGAAGCGTCGAGCGTCGAGCGCGCGGGCAGCGTCGCGGTCCGCGCGCGGGACGTCCGCGGCGCGACCGGCGTCGACACGCAGCGCGTCGAGCGCGAGTTAGGAAGCGTGCTCGTCGACCGCGGGTTCTCGGTGGACCTCGACGACCCCGACCACGAGCTCCGCGCGGTCTTCAGCGAGCGCGCGGACGGCGACGGCGTCTGCGCGCTCGGCTGGCTGGAAGCGGCGAGCGTCCGCGATTACGGCGACCGCAAGCCCACGGACCGGCCGTTCTTCCAGCCGGGGAGCATGGCCCCGCTGGACGCCCGCGCGCTCGTGAACCTCGCGCGCGTCGACCCCGGCGACCGCCTCCTCGACCCGATGTGCGGGACGGGCGGCGTCCTCCTCGAAGCCGGTATCGTCGGCGCGAAACCGATAGGGAACGACGCGCAGGCGAAGATGGTTCGGGGGACCCGGAAGAACCTCAGCGAGCTCTCGGACTCCGCGTTCGACGTGCTCCGCGGCGACGCCACCCGACTCGCCCTCCGCGACGACTCCGTCGACGGCGTCGTCTTCGACGCGCCCTACGGCCGCCAGTCGAAAATCGAGACGCACGGGCTGAAAGACCTCGTCGCCGGCGCGCTCGCGGAAGCCCGCCGCGTCTCGACTGGTCGCTGCGTCCTCGTCGCCGACCGCGACTGGCGCGCGGAAGCCCGCGAAGCCGGCTGGACCGTGAAAAACCGCTTCGAACGCCGCGTCCACCGCTCGCTCGTCCGCCACGTCCTCGTCCTCGGCTGA
- a CDS encoding TATA-box-binding protein, translated as MTDPKETINIENVVASTGIGQELDLQSVAMDLEGADYDPEQFPGLVYRTQEPKSAALIFRSGKIVCTGAKSTADVHESLRIVFDKLRELNIKVEDDPEIVVQNIVTSADLGRQLNLNAIAIGLGLENIEYEPEQFPGLVYRLDEPEVVALLFGSGKLVITGGKKPEDAEHAVDKIVSRLEELGLLE; from the coding sequence ATGACCGACCCCAAGGAAACCATCAACATTGAAAACGTGGTCGCGTCGACGGGTATCGGCCAGGAGCTCGACCTCCAGTCCGTCGCGATGGACCTCGAAGGCGCTGATTACGACCCCGAGCAGTTCCCCGGCCTCGTCTACCGCACGCAGGAGCCGAAATCCGCCGCGCTCATCTTCCGCTCCGGGAAGATCGTCTGCACCGGCGCGAAGAGCACCGCGGACGTCCACGAATCCCTCCGCATCGTCTTCGATAAGCTCCGCGAGCTCAACATCAAGGTCGAGGACGACCCCGAAATCGTCGTGCAGAACATCGTTACGTCCGCCGACCTCGGCCGCCAGCTCAACCTCAACGCCATCGCCATCGGCCTCGGCCTCGAGAACATCGAGTACGAACCCGAGCAGTTCCCCGGCCTCGTCTACCGCCTCGACGAACCCGAAGTCGTCGCGCTCCTCTTCGGCTCCGGCAAACTCGTCATCACCGGCGGGAAGAAGCCCGAGGACGCCGAACACGCCGTCGACAAAATCGTCTCCCGCCTCGAAGAACTCGGTCTGCTCGAGTAA
- the hisG gene encoding ATP phosphoribosyltransferase — protein MKIAVPNKGRLHDPTLDLLDRAGLGVEGGSDRQLYADTVDPDISILFARAADIPEYVADGAADIGITGYDMVREAGADLEELIDLGFGNCRIVLAAPQDGDIQQVYDLDGKTVATEFPHLAEEYFAEMDVDAEIVEVSGATELTPHVDMADAIIDITSTGTTLRVNRLEVVDEVLKSSVRLFARDDVAGTEKTQQVAMALRSVLDADGKRYLMLNAPQDNLDAIEEVIPGLGGPTVMDVEGQDTVAVHAVVEERHVFETINALKDEGATGILVTEIERLVD, from the coding sequence ATGAAAATCGCCGTTCCGAACAAGGGCCGTCTCCACGACCCCACGCTCGACCTGCTCGACCGCGCAGGTCTCGGCGTGGAGGGCGGGAGCGACCGACAGCTCTACGCCGACACCGTCGACCCCGACATCTCCATCCTCTTCGCGCGCGCCGCCGACATCCCCGAGTACGTCGCCGACGGCGCGGCCGACATCGGTATCACCGGCTACGACATGGTCCGCGAGGCCGGCGCAGACCTCGAAGAGCTCATCGACCTCGGGTTCGGGAACTGCCGCATCGTCCTCGCCGCCCCGCAGGACGGCGACATCCAGCAAGTCTACGACCTCGACGGGAAGACCGTCGCCACCGAGTTCCCCCACCTGGCAGAAGAGTACTTCGCGGAGATGGACGTCGACGCCGAAATCGTCGAGGTCTCCGGCGCGACCGAACTCACCCCGCACGTCGACATGGCCGACGCCATCATCGACATCACCAGCACCGGGACCACGCTCCGCGTGAACCGCTTAGAGGTCGTCGACGAGGTCCTCAAGTCGAGCGTCCGCCTCTTCGCCCGCGACGACGTCGCCGGTACTGAAAAGACCCAGCAGGTCGCGATGGCGCTCCGCTCCGTCCTCGACGCCGACGGCAAACGCTACCTCATGCTCAACGCCCCGCAGGACAACCTCGACGCCATCGAGGAGGTCATCCCCGGCCTCGGCGGCCCCACCGTCATGGACGTCGAAGGCCAAGACACCGTGGCCGTCCACGCCGTCGTCGAAGAACGCCACGTCTTCGAGACCATCAACGCCCTCAAAGACGAAGGCGCGACCGGCATCCTCGTCACCGAAATCGAACGCTTAGTGGACTGA
- a CDS encoding amidohydrolase translates to MSTLQITDGRVLLPDMSVETGDVLVNQDSGDIVAVGDVETGDETLNADGCLIMPGLVNAHTHAAMSLLRGYADDKPLDAWLREDIWPAEASLTPEDVRAGTELALLEFIESGVTSFADMYFHEPEVVDAVADAGLRARLGHGVVTVGKDEADAVADNEESLAFAREYDGAADGRVKTAYMPHSLTTVDEALLREFTAEAREAGVPLHFHANETRDEVDPIVEERGMRPLAYADDLGMLTDEDFVAHGVHSDASEIELLAERGTAVVHCPASNMKLASGAAPVQAYREAGATVALGTDGAASNNDLDVFDEMRDAAMLGKLAAEDASAVPAEAAVDMATRGGADALGFDAGRIEPGANADLAVVDFSATHLTPVHDYVSHLAYAARGSDVRHTVCDGRVLMRDREVETLDADAVRARAADAAANLD, encoded by the coding sequence ATGAGTACGCTCCAGATCACGGACGGGCGCGTTCTGCTCCCCGACATGTCCGTCGAGACCGGCGACGTCCTCGTGAATCAGGATTCGGGCGACATCGTCGCCGTCGGCGACGTCGAAACCGGCGACGAGACGCTGAACGCCGACGGCTGCCTCATAATGCCGGGGCTGGTGAACGCGCACACGCACGCCGCGATGAGCCTCCTGCGCGGCTACGCCGACGATAAGCCGCTCGACGCCTGGCTCCGAGAGGACATCTGGCCGGCCGAGGCCTCGCTCACCCCGGAGGACGTCCGCGCCGGCACGGAGCTCGCGCTCCTCGAGTTCATCGAAAGCGGCGTCACGAGCTTCGCGGACATGTACTTCCACGAGCCGGAGGTCGTCGACGCCGTCGCCGACGCCGGCCTGCGTGCGCGCCTCGGCCACGGCGTCGTAACGGTAGGTAAGGACGAGGCGGACGCAGTCGCGGACAACGAGGAATCCCTCGCCTTCGCGCGAGAGTACGACGGCGCGGCGGACGGGCGCGTGAAGACGGCGTACATGCCGCACAGCCTCACGACAGTAGACGAAGCCCTCCTGCGCGAGTTCACGGCGGAAGCCCGGGAAGCCGGCGTTCCCCTCCACTTCCACGCGAACGAGACGCGAGACGAAGTCGACCCCATCGTCGAGGAGCGCGGGATGCGCCCGCTCGCGTACGCCGACGACCTCGGGATGCTCACGGACGAGGATTTCGTCGCGCACGGCGTCCACTCGGACGCGAGCGAGATCGAACTCCTCGCGGAGCGCGGCACCGCCGTCGTCCACTGCCCCGCGTCGAACATGAAACTCGCCTCGGGCGCGGCACCCGTCCAAGCGTACCGCGAGGCGGGCGCGACGGTCGCGCTCGGCACGGACGGCGCGGCGTCGAACAACGACCTCGACGTCTTCGACGAGATGCGGGACGCCGCGATGCTCGGCAAGCTCGCCGCCGAGGACGCGAGCGCCGTCCCCGCCGAAGCCGCCGTCGACATGGCGACCCGCGGCGGCGCGGACGCCCTCGGCTTCGACGCCGGCCGCATCGAACCCGGCGCGAACGCCGACCTCGCCGTCGTCGACTTCTCCGCGACGCACCTCACGCCCGTCCACGACTACGTCAGCCACCTCGCCTACGCCGCGCGCGGGAGCGACGTCCGCCACACCGTCTGCGACGGCCGCGTCCTCATGCGCGACCGCGAGGTCGAAACGCTCGACGCCGACGCCGTTCGCGCCCGCGCCGCCGACGCCGCCGCGAACCTCGATTAA